Within Candidatus Polarisedimenticolia bacterium, the genomic segment CTCGAGCTGGCGCGGTGGCTGGGCATCGTGATCCTCCTCGTCGTCGCGTCGGGATGGAGGCCGCGCCTCACCGGGCTCCTGCACTGGTGGGTCACCTGCAGCTTCGCGGCCTCCTGCGTCGTGGTGGACGGGGGGGATCAGGTCGCGGCCAACCTGACGCTCCTGCTCCTGCCCGTGACCCTCACCGACCCGCGGCGCTTCCACTGGGCGAGTCCCGCCGCCGTCGCGGGACGCGGACAGTCGATCGCGGCGCTGCTCGCCCGATCCGCGCTCCTGGTCGCCCGGATCCAGGTCGGCTTGATCTACCTCGTGGCCTGGGTCTCGAAGATCGCCGTGGAGGAATGGACCAACGGGACCGCCCTGTACTACTGGTTCCTCCATCCAGTGTTCGGCGTCTCGGACTGGCGGCAGACCCTCCTGCTGCCGCTTCTGACCCGGCCCGTGACGGTCGTGCTGCTCACCTGGGGAGCGATCGCCCTCGAGGCGCTCCTGTTCATGGGTCTTCTGATCGACCGCCGCCACCGGCCCGCCCTGCTGGTCGCCGGAGTCTTGTTCCACACGGGCATCGCCCTGGTTCACGGTCTCATCACGTTCGGCCTGGCGATGACCGCCGGCCTCATCCTCTACCTGCGGCCACCCGAGAAGTCGTTCGCGGTGGCGCGCCTCAACCCTCGATAGGAGACTCGATCATGGAAGGACGCTGCATCTGGTGCAACAAGGTCGGAGGCAATCTGCGGCAGGCGACCGTCGGGGCGCGCCATCCCCTTCTCTGCGGGTCCGCTCAGACGGAGTTCGTGGTCCACGAGGAGCACGCCGATGCGTTCAGGCGCTTGAGCGAGAGGGTCGGGAGATCCGGCTGGCTCTTCCTGGCGGCCATCGGCGTCTGCCTGCTCGCGATGGTGGCTCTCGAGATCGCCCTGGTCGCGGGAGCCCGCACCGTCGGCATCGTCGGGATCGGCGTGGCCGTCGTCGCGCTCGGGATCGTCCTGTCGGCGCTGCCGTTCTCGACGCCTCAGACCGTCGCCCTGCTCGGCGCCAGGACCGCGGCGCGGCTGGTGCGCGTCGCGGGGGCGCTGCTGATCGGCCTCGGCCTGTTCGTCGCTCTCCTGGCGCGCTAGGCGCCTGTCCGAGCGCTGGACCAGGCCGCGCGGCCTGGGCCCGCGGATTGTGGCTGCGACCGGCCGAGTGTAGGATGATGCGCCTCGCAACGGGAGAGATCGCATGCCCGACACCTGGATCCTCGTGGGCGGACCCTCCCGCCGCCGGCTCTTTCTCCTCAGCGCGCTGGCCCTGTTCGCCGAGCTGGCGCTCATCCGCTGGCTGGGCTGCGAAGTCCGGATCTTCGCGTACTTCAAGAACCTGATCCTCATCGCCTGCTTCCTCGGCTTCGGCGCGGGCTTCTACCGGGCGCGCGCCCGGGCCCGGCTCGGAGCGTCGCTCGCGGTCCTCCTGGGCGTCGTCGCCGTCGTCGCGCTGCCGCCGCGCGCCGGCTGGGAGCACGGGCCGCAGATCGCCACCCGGGCCCTGTCGAACTTCTACGGCAGCATCTTCATGGGCGACCTGCCGTCCGCCCCGGCGGTCGCCATCGGGACATTCCTTCTGGGCCTGTTCTGGACTGCCGCGCTCTTCCTGGCGAGCAGCGTCGTTCTCTTCGGCTACGCGCAGCGCATCGGCGCGGACATCGACGCCTTCGGGCAGGACGGGAGGCTCCAGGCCTACTCCTGGAACGTCGCCGGCAGCCTGGCGGGAATCCTGGGGTTCGCGCTCGTGTCGCAACTGGCGCTTCCTCCCCTGGCGTGGTTCCTCGTGGTGCTCCTGGGCACGGCACCGTTTCTGCAAGGCTGGAAGTCGCGCGGCGCCGCCCTGGCCGGAGCCGCCCTGCTCCTCGTCGCGCTGCCGCCCCAGGCCGGCACGATCTGGTCGCCGTACCACAAGCTCGAAGTGACCCGGAAGCCGGACGGGTCGAGGCTGGTCACGGTCAATGGGACCGGGTACATGTTCATGTTCCCGGTCGGCTCCGAGTCGTTGCCCTGGGGGCGCGCCGGCGTCGATCGATGGCGCCTTCCCTACAGGCTGCATGGGCACGCCTCCCGGGTCCTGATCGTCGGCGCGGGGGCCGGCAACGACGCGTCCGCGGCCCTCCAGGCCGGAGCCGAGCGGGTCGTCGCCGTCGAGATCGATCCGGAAATCTACCGGATCGGCAGGACTCTCCACCCCGACAGGCCCTACCAGGACCCGCGGGTTCAGATCGTCATCGACGACGCCCGCCATTTCGTGGAGACGACCCGGGAGCGGTTCGACCTGATCGTCTTCAGCCACCTGGACGCCCACACGGCGCTGTCGGGCTACACCAACCTCCGTCTCGACAACTACATCTACACCGTGGAGAGCTTTCGCAACTGCAGGCGGCTGCTCGATCCGGGAGGCGCGCTCTTCGTCTCGTTCTGGATCACCCAGGACTGGGTGGCCACCCGCTTCATCGAGAACCTGAGGCTCGCGTTCGGGGAGCCGCCGGTCTCGTACTTCGTACGGGACGATCGGGGCGTGGTCCAGGCCTACTACATCGCGACCGACGTTCCGGAGATCCGCGGCCTCGCCGCGGTGATCGGGCGGCAGGGAAACTGGGAGCCAGATGAAGTCTCGCCGCCCCCGCCGTCGACCGACGACTGGCCCTTTCTCTTCGCGCAGAGGCGAATCGTCCCCACCCCGATGCTGCTGCTGGCGGTTCCCCTGCTCGCCCTGTGCTTCGTCATCGTCGGGCTGATGCTGCGGCCGGAGCGGAGCGCGGAAGGGGGCCTTCCCCTGGATCGGCATTTCTTCTTCCTGGGGGCGGCGTTCCTGCTGGTCGAGGTCCACAACGTGAGCAAGCTGGCCCTGGTGTTCGGCACGACCTGGACCGTCAATGCCTGGGTGATCAGCGGCGTGCTTCTCGCCGTCCTGCTGGCCAACCTTGTCGTGAGCGTCCGCCCGTCATGGGCGCGCGGCCGCATCCTGTACGGCCCCCTGTTCGCGAGCCTGATCGCCGGGGCCGTTCTCGGGCCCGGGACGCTGACAGCCCTGCCGATGGGCAGGCTCTGGGCGGTCCTCCTCTACACGCTGCCGCTCGGGTTCGCCGGAATGGTGTTCGCCGCGTCGTTCCGCGGAGCTCGGGACGCGCCCCGCGCCCTCGGCTCGAACATTCTCGGGTCGATCCTGGGGGGGTTTCTCGAGCTGGTCTCGTTCACCGTCGGCCTGTCCGGGCTCCTGTACCTCGCCGTCGGCCTGTACGCGCTCTCCTGGCCCGGGGACCCGGCCCGCCCCGGGCCGGATACCGCCGGCGGATCCTAGGAGCCGGTCCGATCGTCCCAGGCCTGGAGGGGGCCGTCCATCAGGGCGCCGATTACAAAAAACGCCGAGCGGTGACCGCCGGGCCCCGAATCCGGGCCAAAGTCTCACTCGGGCGCCCTCCCACGGGCCGCAATAACACCCGCCTTCTTAATACCGGCCTTAATAATGATAGGCCCTGCTTGAATGCCCCCGGCCGGGCGCTTAGATTCTGCCGACATGGAGGGAACCGTCCCGCCCGAGGCCCGTTCGTCGGAGGCCCCCTTGATCCTCGTCGTGGACGACGAGGCGGCCGTGCGCCAATTTCTGCGCGGAGCGCTGGAGCACAAGGGCTTCAGGGTGATCGAGGCCGAGAACGGCGCGCAGGCGGTCGAGCTCTGCAGAAGCCGGAGGCCCGAGCTCATCCTTCTCGACGTGAACATGCCCGAGATGGACGGGTTCGAGGCCTGCGCCGCGATCCGGTGCCTGCCCGGCAGCGAGACGACCCCGATCCTGATTCTCACCAGCCTGGACGATCTCGAGTCGGTCAGCCGGGCGCGTGAGGCCGGCGCCACCGATTTCGCCCTGAAGCCGATCAGCATGCCGATCCTGGATCACCGGGTCCGCTACATGCTGCACGCCAAGAGCAATCTCGACCGCCTCGTCCGCAGCGAAGAGCGGCTGGCGAGGGCGCAGCGCATCGCCCGCCTCGGCAACTGGGAGTGGGACGTCCAGTCGGGCACGGTGCACTGGTCGGAGGAGATGTACCGCCTGTACTCGGTGATCCCGGGCCCGGCGGCCCCGGGACGCGATCGCCTGCTCGATCGCATCCACGTCGACGATCGGGAGATGGTGTCCCGCGCCATCGTCGAGGCCCTGCGCGGCTCCAGGCCGTACAGCCTCGACTTTCGCGTGGCCGCACCGGACGGGGCGGAGCGCTTCGTTCACGAGGAGGCCGAGATTCTGTTCGACCGGTCCGGCACCGCCGTCCGGATGGTCGGCACGACCCAGGACATCACCGAACGGAAGCGGGCCGAGGGCCAGATCCGCATCCTGGCCTATTACGACGGCCTCACCCTCCTGCCGAACCGGAGGCTCTTCCTCGAGAAGCTCGGCGTGACGCTGGAGAACGTGAGGCGGCGGGGCGGCCTTCACGCGGTGCTCTTCCTCGATCTCGATCGGTTCAAGCAGATCAACGACACGCTCGGGCACGGCGTGGGCGACCGGCTTCTGCAGGCGGTCGCGGAACGCCTGCGCAAGAGCCTGCGCAGCAGCGATGCCATCGCCCGCGGCGACCTGTCGGGCACCAACGAAGACGTCTGCCGCCTCGGAGGGGACGAGTTCATCGTGTCGATCTCGAACATCACCCGCGGCGAGGACGCGGCCACGGTCGCGAAGCGCATTCTCGAGGCCCTGCAGCTGCCGTTTCGCCTGGACGAGCAGGAGGTCTTCATCTCCGCCAGCGTCGGAATCAGCCTCTTCCCGCAGGACGGGACCGATCTCGAGACGCTCCTCAAGAACGCGGACGCGGCGATGTATCAGGCCAAGGAGGCCGGGCGGAACAATTGCCAGTTCTTCAGCCAGTCGATGAACGTCACGGCGGTGAAGCGACTGACTCTCGAGAACAAGCTCCGCAGGGCCCTGGAGCGCGAGGAGTTCCAGCTGTATTACCAGCCGCAGATCGACGTGCGCACCTGGTCGATCGTCGGCGCGGAGGCCCTCGTCCGCTGGCGGCACCCGGTCCTCGGACTGGTCTCCCCCTCGGAGTTCATCCCGCTGGCCGAGGAAACCGGCCTGATCCTGCCGATCGGTGATTGGGTGCTCCGCACGGCGAGCGCCCAGGCCCTGGCCTGGCAGAAGGCGGGGCATGGATCCGTGGTCGTGGCGATCAACATCTCCGGCCGCCAGTTCCGCGAGAGGAACCTGGCGAAGATGATCGAGCAGGCGCTCGGCGGAATCGGGCTCGATCCCCACCGGCTCGAGCTCGAGATCACCGAGAGCGTCCTGATGCGCAGCGCCGAAGAGACGGTGGATACCCTGAAGATGCTCAAGACGATGGGGGCGCGGATCGCGGTGGACGACTTCGGGACCGGCTACTCGTCCCTGAGCTACCTCAGGCGCTTCCCGATCGACCGCCTGAAGCTCGACCAGTCGTTCATCCACGAGATCGTCGCCGACCGCGGCACCGCCGCCATCGTCGCCGCGGTGATCGGCATGGCGCGCGGCCTCGGTCTCGAGGTGATCGCGGAGGGCGTCGAGACCCCGGAGCAGCGCACCATGCTGTTCCAGGAGGGCTGTCACATCATGCAGGGATACCTGTTCGGCCGGCCCCTGCCGGCCCTGGAGTTCGAGCAGCTCCTGATCCACCGGGCCGGCGACGAATCGCTGGGGGCCCGCGCCGGCTCGGGCTGACCGCGGCTTCCGATCGTCCCGCCCCGCCGCTTGCCGCGCCCCGGTCCCGGAGGCGCAGCGCCAGCATGACCGCGAAATAGAGAGCCGTCAGCGCGCTCAGGACAAAGAAGCGAAAATCGGGGATGGCGGCCGCCTGCGGGAGGAAGCGCGCCGCCGCGACGGCGATCCAGAAACCGGTCAGGGCCACGAGCGCGTCGCGGCGTTCCGGGAAGATGAAGGGGACGAGGGCGAGCACGGCGTAGTCGTAATGGGCCAGGTGGAGGCAGGCGAATACCAGGACCACGCCCGCGAACAGGCCGTCGTCGGGCCGGCCGCGACGGAGCAGGACCAGGAGCGCCGCCGCCAGGACGGCGATCACACCCAGGCAGGGACCACGGTTCGCGGCGAGCGTCTTGCCCGCCTCGGCCGCCCAGTCGATGGCCCTGCCCTCCTCCCAGGCGCGCTCGATTGCCGCCACGTTGTGATCGTCCTTGTAGAAGAAAAGGTAGCTCAGGCCGAGGACGTTCACCGAGAGTCTCTGGCTGTGCAGGGAGATCTTCTGAGTGAATTCAACCCAGGCGTTCTCCCCGTCCGGGGTGTGCAGGAGCGACGTCGCCGCGATCACGATGAGGGCGGTGGCCACCACGGCCGCGAAGAGGGGCGCATGGCGCCGGAGAAGGAGGCGGCGGTCGCGATGGATCAGATTCTGGACCGCAAGGCCCGCGATCAGGATGCAGGGAAACACGCGCAGGAGGCCCGCCACCGCGAAGGCTCCGCCGCTCAACGCCATGCGACCCCTGGCATAGGCCAGGATGGCGACCAGGAGAGCAAGAAGATGCAGGTGACGAAGGTAGGCCCCGCCGGTGTAGGCCGCGTCGTTGAACGGGTTGACCGCCCAGAGAAAGATGAACAGGGCGCCTGTGCCGGGGCCGACCCAGAACGACAGGATGACTCCCGCGAGGACGACCAGGGCCACGTCCAGCCATGCTGCGAGACGGATGTAACGCGGGCTCGAGAGAAAGGGCTGCCTGGCGAGGCCGCCCAGGATCGCCGTGACCAGGGGGGAGCCGTTGTAACCATGATCCTGCAGGGACTCGCCCACCTTCCAGAGGACTCCGTCCACCTCGCGGAAATACGCGATGTCGCGCCGGAATGCCTCCCAGCGCTCCGGGGAGAAACGGGCGCGAATCGCGTCCGCGCGCGCGATGACGGAGGGGCGGGGCTCCATCTGGTAGGACCGGAGCGACCTGACCTGAAGGTCCGGGTCCAGGGAGGAC encodes:
- a CDS encoding sporulation-delaying protein SdpB family protein — translated: MSPDRDPIAPWTNVYGAARTLLALGTLVNLVCDDVDVLFRPLGVGMGETAVALPLVRLSLFSILSGGRLELARWLGIVILLVVASGWRPRLTGLLHWWVTCSFAASCVVVDGGDQVAANLTLLLLPVTLTDPRRFHWASPAAVAGRGQSIAALLARSALLVARIQVGLIYLVAWVSKIAVEEWTNGTALYYWFLHPVFGVSDWRQTLLLPLLTRPVTVVLLTWGAIALEALLFMGLLIDRRHRPALLVAGVLFHTGIALVHGLITFGLAMTAGLILYLRPPEKSFAVARLNPR
- a CDS encoding methyltransferase domain-containing protein, which translates into the protein MPDTWILVGGPSRRRLFLLSALALFAELALIRWLGCEVRIFAYFKNLILIACFLGFGAGFYRARARARLGASLAVLLGVVAVVALPPRAGWEHGPQIATRALSNFYGSIFMGDLPSAPAVAIGTFLLGLFWTAALFLASSVVLFGYAQRIGADIDAFGQDGRLQAYSWNVAGSLAGILGFALVSQLALPPLAWFLVVLLGTAPFLQGWKSRGAALAGAALLLVALPPQAGTIWSPYHKLEVTRKPDGSRLVTVNGTGYMFMFPVGSESLPWGRAGVDRWRLPYRLHGHASRVLIVGAGAGNDASAALQAGAERVVAVEIDPEIYRIGRTLHPDRPYQDPRVQIVIDDARHFVETTRERFDLIVFSHLDAHTALSGYTNLRLDNYIYTVESFRNCRRLLDPGGALFVSFWITQDWVATRFIENLRLAFGEPPVSYFVRDDRGVVQAYYIATDVPEIRGLAAVIGRQGNWEPDEVSPPPPSTDDWPFLFAQRRIVPTPMLLLAVPLLALCFVIVGLMLRPERSAEGGLPLDRHFFFLGAAFLLVEVHNVSKLALVFGTTWTVNAWVISGVLLAVLLANLVVSVRPSWARGRILYGPLFASLIAGAVLGPGTLTALPMGRLWAVLLYTLPLGFAGMVFAASFRGARDAPRALGSNILGSILGGFLELVSFTVGLSGLLYLAVGLYALSWPGDPARPGPDTAGGS
- a CDS encoding EAL domain-containing protein, which produces MILVVDDEAAVRQFLRGALEHKGFRVIEAENGAQAVELCRSRRPELILLDVNMPEMDGFEACAAIRCLPGSETTPILILTSLDDLESVSRAREAGATDFALKPISMPILDHRVRYMLHAKSNLDRLVRSEERLARAQRIARLGNWEWDVQSGTVHWSEEMYRLYSVIPGPAAPGRDRLLDRIHVDDREMVSRAIVEALRGSRPYSLDFRVAAPDGAERFVHEEAEILFDRSGTAVRMVGTTQDITERKRAEGQIRILAYYDGLTLLPNRRLFLEKLGVTLENVRRRGGLHAVLFLDLDRFKQINDTLGHGVGDRLLQAVAERLRKSLRSSDAIARGDLSGTNEDVCRLGGDEFIVSISNITRGEDAATVAKRILEALQLPFRLDEQEVFISASVGISLFPQDGTDLETLLKNADAAMYQAKEAGRNNCQFFSQSMNVTAVKRLTLENKLRRALEREEFQLYYQPQIDVRTWSIVGAEALVRWRHPVLGLVSPSEFIPLAEETGLILPIGDWVLRTASAQALAWQKAGHGSVVVAINISGRQFRERNLAKMIEQALGGIGLDPHRLELEITESVLMRSAEETVDTLKMLKTMGARIAVDDFGTGYSSLSYLRRFPIDRLKLDQSFIHEIVADRGTAAIVAAVIGMARGLGLEVIAEGVETPEQRTMLFQEGCHIMQGYLFGRPLPALEFEQLLIHRAGDESLGARAGSG